A genomic window from Bacteroidota bacterium includes:
- a CDS encoding glycosyl hydrolase, translated as MKNLLLSSSILFSSIFFAQTSDPLLTNSPNGMKWRSIGPFRAGRTLAVAGLRGDRNTYYAGAVGGGVWKTIDGGQSWNCISDTTFHSSSVGAIAVAQSNQNILYVGMGEVEMRSNISFGDGVYKSSDAGKSWKHTGLEKSYAIGTIVVHPQNENLVYAACQGKIFGVNKERGVYRSKDGGKTWENILFVNDSTGCVDIKMDPTNPLILYASMWQSRRTPYSLESGGKGDGLYKSMDGGDTWKKISENAGLPTGLDGKIIVSISPTNGNLLFALVENKTNGGVYKSMDGGNHWMQMSTDNNLKQRPWYFSQIFCDPKNANVVYVLNVQSWKSIDGGKTFPQLINNHHGDNHDLWIDPDDAMRMIIGDDGGPEISIDGARNWTEADLPTGQFYHVNLDNDYPYHVYGDQQDNSSIRIAAKTDGYSIGREDWHNVAGGESGYIVPDPSDSHITYGGEYDGNLSSYNDETHQYRDISVYPVAAIGSGSAQKKYRFQWTYPIAFSPHDPHELFVCSQYVHRSFDGGNSWEIISPDLTRHDSTTMKPSGGPITKDNTGAEIYADIFAFAESDAQKGVLWTGSDDGYIYVSKDDGKNWTNVTPASLLPKFSLITIIEPSHFDAGTVYVSATAYKSDDTKPYLLKSTDYGKTWKLITNGIRANDYTRVVREDPMRKGLLYAGTETGVYVSFNDGEKWESLQLNLPNTPVHDIRIQSREHDLVIATHGRGFWILDDLTPFYDAQFLLTKTAVYLFKPDDAMRTEGGSYYYDGMQEGQNAPSGVSITYFLKNKPKKEMKMIFFTANGDTVKSFSNLKNEDGEPIKISKDFYEDKKIPRHQGLPADSGMNHFTWDMRYPDATKLDKPGPMWAGSTIGPVASPGNFSVKFFIGDSLVAQQNFVIKEDPRFKVTQKDLDEQLALLLKINKKLSETHQAINDLRSIRAQINSYSGSIEDTAFASQMRKISKPILDSLQKIEDALVQSKAVAGQDLLNYPIRLNDQLAGIGSAVSSVDAAPTKQSYVAFDDISALIDVQLNALKKIEKEKIPQFNEMAKKKTADAVKVK; from the coding sequence ATGAAAAATCTCCTCCTCTCCTCTTCCATTCTTTTCTCTTCTATTTTCTTCGCACAAACTTCAGATCCTCTTCTCACTAATTCCCCCAATGGAATGAAGTGGAGAAGCATCGGGCCTTTCCGCGCGGGGCGTACGCTCGCGGTAGCGGGCCTGCGCGGCGACCGCAACACGTATTACGCAGGCGCGGTAGGCGGTGGCGTGTGGAAAACAATTGACGGCGGACAAAGCTGGAATTGCATCAGCGATACAACATTTCATTCGTCGTCTGTCGGTGCAATTGCAGTTGCTCAGTCGAATCAGAATATTCTTTATGTGGGAATGGGCGAAGTGGAAATGCGCAGTAATATTTCTTTCGGCGATGGTGTTTACAAAAGTTCAGACGCGGGAAAATCGTGGAAACATACCGGCCTTGAAAAAAGTTATGCGATCGGGACCATCGTTGTTCATCCGCAGAATGAAAATTTGGTTTACGCGGCTTGCCAGGGAAAAATTTTCGGTGTGAATAAAGAACGCGGCGTTTACAGAAGTAAAGACGGCGGAAAAACGTGGGAGAATATTTTATTCGTGAATGATTCCACCGGTTGTGTAGATATTAAAATGGATCCTACGAATCCGCTGATCCTTTACGCAAGCATGTGGCAATCGAGAAGAACGCCTTATTCACTCGAGAGCGGTGGAAAAGGAGACGGACTTTACAAGAGCATGGATGGCGGCGATACCTGGAAAAAAATTTCTGAGAATGCGGGATTGCCAACCGGCCTCGACGGAAAAATCATTGTGAGCATTTCTCCCACGAATGGAAATTTACTTTTTGCATTGGTAGAAAATAAAACGAACGGCGGCGTTTACAAAAGTATGGATGGTGGAAATCACTGGATGCAGATGTCGACGGACAATAATCTCAAACAACGTCCCTGGTATTTTTCTCAGATCTTCTGCGATCCGAAAAATGCAAATGTGGTTTATGTACTCAATGTGCAATCGTGGAAATCCATTGACGGAGGAAAAACTTTTCCACAACTCATCAATAATCACCACGGCGATAATCACGATCTGTGGATTGATCCTGATGATGCGATGCGCATGATCATCGGCGACGATGGTGGCCCGGAAATTTCAATTGACGGGGCGCGCAACTGGACAGAAGCCGATCTTCCTACCGGGCAATTCTATCACGTGAATCTCGACAACGATTATCCTTATCACGTTTACGGCGATCAGCAGGATAATTCTTCCATTCGCATTGCTGCAAAAACAGATGGTTATTCCATTGGAAGAGAAGACTGGCACAATGTTGCAGGAGGAGAATCGGGATACATTGTTCCTGATCCTTCAGATTCGCACATCACTTACGGAGGAGAGTACGATGGAAACTTAAGTAGCTACAATGACGAAACACATCAGTACCGCGATATTTCTGTTTATCCTGTTGCTGCTATCGGAAGCGGATCGGCGCAAAAAAAATATCGTTTCCAGTGGACGTATCCCATTGCATTTTCTCCGCACGATCCGCACGAACTTTTTGTTTGCTCGCAATATGTTCACCGAAGTTTTGACGGAGGAAATTCCTGGGAAATTATTTCTCCCGATCTCACGCGTCACGATTCAACGACCATGAAACCCAGTGGCGGCCCGATCACGAAAGACAATACCGGTGCAGAAATTTATGCCGACATTTTTGCATTCGCAGAAAGTGACGCGCAGAAAGGTGTACTGTGGACGGGAAGTGACGATGGATATATTTATGTTTCGAAAGACGATGGAAAAAACTGGACGAACGTTACGCCGGCTTCTCTCCTTCCGAAATTTTCACTCATCACCATAATTGAACCTTCGCATTTTGATGCGGGAACTGTTTACGTATCGGCTACTGCTTACAAAAGTGATGACACAAAACCATACCTGCTGAAATCAACTGACTACGGAAAAACATGGAAGCTCATCACGAATGGAATCCGCGCGAATGATTACACACGAGTGGTGCGCGAAGATCCGATGCGCAAAGGATTGTTGTATGCCGGAACGGAAACCGGTGTTTATGTTTCATTCAACGATGGAGAAAAATGGGAATCGCTGCAATTGAATTTACCGAATACTCCTGTGCACGATATCCGGATCCAGTCGCGCGAACATGATCTTGTTATTGCCACACACGGAAGAGGGTTCTGGATCCTGGATGATCTCACTCCATTTTACGATGCACAATTTCTATTGACAAAAACAGCAGTTTATCTTTTCAAGCCCGATGATGCGATGCGTACCGAAGGCGGAAGTTATTATTATGATGGAATGCAGGAAGGACAAAATGCCCCTTCGGGAGTTTCGATAACTTATTTTCTGAAGAACAAACCGAAAAAAGAAATGAAAATGATCTTCTTCACTGCGAATGGCGATACAGTAAAATCTTTCAGCAATTTAAAAAACGAGGATGGTGAGCCGATAAAAATTTCAAAAGATTTTTATGAAGACAAAAAAATTCCGCGTCACCAGGGATTGCCTGCCGATTCGGGAATGAATCATTTCACCTGGGACATGCGTTATCCCGATGCTACAAAACTCGACAAGCCGGGCCCGATGTGGGCGGGATCAACGATCGGCCCTGTTGCTTCTCCGGGAAATTTTTCGGTGAAATTTTTCATTGGCGATTCACTCGTTGCGCAACAGAATTTCGTGATCAAAGAAGATCCGCGTTTCAAAGTGACACAAAAAGATCTCGATGAACAACTTGCTTTACTGTTGAAGATCAATAAAAAATTATCGGAAACACACCAGGCGATCAATGACCTGCGTTCCATTCGCGCGCAGATTAATTCTTACAGCGGAAGTATCGAAGACACGGCGTTCGCTTCGCAGATGAGAAAAATTTCAAAACCTATTCTTGATTCGCTGCAGAAAATTGAAGATGCGCTCGTGCAATCGAAAGCAGTGGCCGGACAGGATCTGCTGAATTACCCGATCCGCCTCAACGATCAATTGGCAGGGATAGGAAGTGCGGTTTCTTCCGTGGATGCGGCGCCAACGAAACAATCGTATGTTGCCTTTGATGATATCAGTGCGCTGATCGATGTTCAATTGAATGCGCTGAAGAAAATTGAGAAAGAAAAAATTCCGCAGTTCAATGAAATGGCGAAGAAGAAAACGGCTGATGCGGTGAAAGTAAAATAA
- a CDS encoding chromosome partition protein MukE: MEDAAKKYSFLETEEADNLFAELDFALKSGQHVQNYPHQVELYNFLEKFEEDIRLYYRNLFKVNLAAKGSDYTRYFYLEIDDESRGIVKSRSKKLSPEYTLLGILLLKIHRIDKYFINDIYIPDLIQLIKSNEEYKNFIYNLFAKRREKEATDIDENTIDEWVRNALQNFERMGWIHFDPRNKDIFEIMPSIDRLFTMYSYEIHNIDRLIDETNTITEKTGGLYPVEEGEDNE; encoded by the coding sequence ATGGAAGATGCAGCTAAAAAATACAGTTTCCTAGAAACGGAAGAAGCGGATAATCTTTTCGCTGAACTTGATTTCGCTCTCAAGAGCGGGCAACACGTGCAGAATTATCCGCACCAGGTGGAGCTTTATAATTTTCTCGAGAAATTCGAAGAAGACATCCGCCTCTATTACCGGAATCTTTTCAAGGTGAATCTCGCTGCGAAAGGATCGGATTACACAAGATATTTTTATCTCGAGATCGATGATGAAAGCCGTGGCATTGTGAAATCGCGTTCGAAAAAACTTTCGCCGGAATATACTTTGCTCGGAATTCTGTTGCTGAAGATCCATCGCATCGACAAATATTTCATCAACGACATTTACATTCCCGATCTCATCCAACTCATCAAGAGCAACGAAGAGTACAAGAATTTCATCTACAATCTTTTTGCAAAACGCCGGGAAAAAGAAGCGACTGACATTGATGAAAACACCATTGACGAATGGGTGCGCAATGCGCTGCAGAATTTTGAACGAATGGGATGGATCCATTTCGATCCGCGCAATAAAGATATTTTCGAGATCATGCCTTCGATCGATCGGCTCTTCACCATGTATTCTTACGAGATCCACAACATCGATCGCCTCATTGACGAAACAAACACCATCACCGAAAAAACAGGAGGATTGTATCCTGTGGAAGAAGGTGAGGACAACGAATAA
- a CDS encoding CBS domain-containing protein, translating into MKISASIYSTSRDLKEVVEDLDAHRIDLFHVDCNDEPKVFEDISKIRQWSKTPVDLHIISKTPEKYFPLLEKTPCDFVTFQYEDLPGKLVVPSGIKGKLGLAITSVSEIDVFTEYADRFDFILMMATIPGKSGGEFNKEIFRKIRMFRKKFPEKRIHVDGGVNGEVSFILRNMGVYASVSGSYLFKAETVGSALLNLKAHENESHFMVKDFMMTRGEIPVLKPNERSLENILRSIEDFALGFTILADEKNKFEGIISNADMRKGMLKKINALNSITENDVVNRTPVTVNENATVKELLRLIKSKNFAITYLPVVDHENKVTGALTFFNLVKGEA; encoded by the coding sequence ATGAAAATCTCCGCTTCCATTTATTCTACATCACGCGACCTGAAAGAAGTTGTAGAAGATCTCGACGCACACCGCATCGATCTTTTTCATGTGGATTGTAACGATGAGCCGAAAGTTTTCGAAGATATTTCGAAGATCCGTCAATGGAGCAAAACGCCCGTTGATCTTCATATCATTTCAAAAACTCCGGAAAAATATTTTCCGTTGCTGGAAAAAACTCCCTGTGATTTTGTCACCTTCCAATATGAAGATCTTCCCGGCAAATTGGTTGTTCCATCCGGAATTAAAGGGAAATTGGGCCTCGCCATCACTTCTGTTTCTGAAATTGATGTCTTCACCGAATATGCCGATCGCTTTGACTTCATTCTCATGATGGCAACCATTCCCGGAAAAAGCGGCGGAGAATTCAACAAAGAAATTTTCAGGAAAATCCGGATGTTCAGAAAAAAATTCCCGGAAAAAAGAATTCATGTTGACGGCGGAGTGAACGGGGAAGTTTCTTTCATCCTGCGCAACATGGGCGTGTACGCGAGCGTGAGCGGCTCTTATCTTTTCAAAGCGGAAACTGTGGGAAGCGCATTGCTGAATTTAAAAGCACATGAGAACGAATCGCATTTCATGGTGAAAGATTTCATGATGACCCGTGGAGAAATTCCGGTGCTGAAACCGAATGAACGTTCCCTTGAAAATATTCTCCGCAGTATAGAAGATTTCGCTCTTGGTTTCACGATCCTCGCCGACGAAAAAAATAAGTTCGAAGGAATAATCAGCAACGCCGACATGAGAAAAGGAATGCTGAAAAAAATAAACGCGCTTAATTCCATTACGGAAAATGATGTGGTCAATCGTACTCCTGTTACCGTGAATGAAAATGCTACGGTGAAAGAATTGTTGCGACTCATCAAATCAAAAAATTTCGCCATCACCTATTTGCCTGTTGTTGACCATGAAAATAAAGTGACCGGCGCACTCACCTTCTTCAACCTTGTGAAGGGAGAAGCTTGA
- a CDS encoding DUF3137 domain-containing protein produces the protein MSSQRTYFSLFTQEEQERLQKLERQRVVLRRKPALWISASLLYVGVMTWMAFMIELENYNDRAWPYIVMLVSTLGFFGFVAWITFKFPDRETISRKYKRLMLRRIVPHVLPGWVNASSHRLMNEDIRKSGLFRDKANRIEREDYLFGPSGKVVSEVYQIALQTESQDNRDARSGVVLQRESPTNHFYGYFFRIHCPVIFPCDVWVFPKKKKVSGEVDEWAELTEKKYSRNSTLKKVIAGNDSFDENFSVYTTDTKGAALIVTHARMVNLLELNKLFATAVAVSYTENKVYVMIGYKNDPLDVVVKEEIAEKLLQRHADELARLKDVASLAYSL, from the coding sequence ATGTCTTCACAACGCACATACTTTTCACTCTTCACGCAGGAGGAACAGGAACGTTTGCAGAAACTCGAAAGGCAACGCGTTGTTCTCCGGCGTAAACCCGCGCTGTGGATTTCCGCTTCATTGCTTTACGTGGGTGTTATGACGTGGATGGCTTTCATGATTGAACTTGAAAATTACAATGATCGTGCATGGCCCTACATTGTGATGCTCGTTTCCACGCTCGGTTTTTTTGGTTTCGTTGCGTGGATCACATTTAAATTTCCTGATCGCGAAACGATCTCAAGAAAATACAAGCGGCTTATGTTGCGGAGAATTGTTCCGCACGTTTTGCCGGGATGGGTGAATGCTTCGTCGCACCGGTTGATGAATGAAGATATACGCAAGAGCGGATTATTCCGTGATAAAGCAAACCGCATTGAGCGGGAAGATTATCTCTTCGGCCCTTCGGGAAAAGTGGTTTCGGAAGTTTACCAGATCGCATTGCAAACCGAGTCGCAGGACAATCGCGATGCGCGCTCGGGCGTAGTACTGCAGCGTGAATCGCCAACGAATCATTTCTACGGATATTTTTTCCGCATTCACTGTCCTGTAATTTTTCCCTGTGATGTATGGGTTTTTCCGAAGAAGAAAAAAGTTTCAGGCGAAGTGGATGAATGGGCTGAACTCACCGAGAAAAAATATTCCCGCAATTCCACCCTGAAAAAAGTAATAGCCGGGAATGATTCTTTCGATGAAAATTTTTCGGTTTACACCACCGACACCAAAGGTGCGGCGCTCATCGTCACGCACGCACGCATGGTGAACCTGCTGGAATTGAATAAACTTTTTGCTACAGCAGTTGCGGTTTCTTACACAGAGAATAAAGTGTACGTGATGATCGGTTACAAGAATGATCCGCTCGACGTGGTGGTGAAAGAAGAGATCGCGGAAAAATTATTGCAGCGGCATGCCGATGAACTTGCGCGGTTGAAAGATGTGGCTTCGCTCGCCTATTCACTCTGA
- a CDS encoding cytosolic protein, with protein sequence MPNRKKLEKFNLSDVVKYVEDNIGDFHKIRIDSLDKLKLKTVLKKKNPYLFKAKYILTSEAIVKNLTDAHISSHEETIFGAWLEGLAIYINEKVYGGKKSGIAGIDLEFDLDGIRYIVNIKSGPSWGNGSQINKMISEFNAARKTLRTSNSKLNVIAINGCCYGKEKNSDRKGIYFKYCGQKFWEFISGDSKLYLDIIEPLGHKAKEKNDEYQKSYSKMINKFTLEFSKEFCKADGSIDWEKIVILNSAI encoded by the coding sequence ATGCCTAATCGAAAGAAATTAGAAAAATTTAATCTTTCAGATGTTGTTAAATATGTTGAAGACAATATTGGTGATTTTCATAAAATAAGAATTGACAGTTTGGACAAACTGAAACTCAAAACGGTTCTTAAAAAGAAAAATCCATATTTATTTAAAGCAAAATATATTCTTACTTCGGAGGCGATTGTAAAGAATTTAACTGACGCGCATATTTCATCACACGAGGAAACTATATTTGGGGCATGGCTTGAGGGTCTCGCTATTTATATTAATGAAAAAGTATATGGTGGGAAAAAATCGGGAATTGCGGGAATTGATCTTGAGTTTGATTTAGATGGAATAAGGTATATTGTTAATATTAAATCTGGTCCAAGTTGGGGAAACGGAAGTCAGATAAACAAAATGATTTCTGAATTTAATGCCGCGAGAAAAACGTTACGGACAAGTAATTCCAAATTAAATGTTATAGCAATAAATGGCTGTTGCTACGGCAAAGAAAAAAATTCGGATAGAAAAGGAATTTATTTCAAATATTGTGGACAAAAGTTTTGGGAATTCATTTCTGGCGACAGTAAACTTTACCTGGACATTATCGAACCTCTCGGGCATAAGGCAAAAGAGAAAAACGATGAATACCAAAAATCATATTCTAAAATGATAAACAAATTTACGTTAGAGTTTTCGAAAGAATTCTGTAAGGCAGATGGAAGCATTGATTGGGAAAAGATCGTAATCTTAAATTCGGCTATTTGA
- a CDS encoding site-specific DNA-methyltransferase has protein sequence MEVKANLILGDCAKELKKLRTNSVNLIFTSPPYADSRKNTYGGISPDEYVDWFLPISHELLRVLKPDGTFVLNIKEKVSNGERHTYVMELILQMRKQGWFWTEEFIWHKKNSYPGKWPNRFRDSWERLIQFNKTKKFNMYQEEVMVPMGDWAKTRLKNLSQTDKTRDNSKVGSGFGKNISNWVNRDKAYPSNVLHLATECNNKNHSAAFPEELPAWFIKLFTKEYDLVLDPFMGSGTTIEIAQRLKRNSIGIEILSDYFEIVKRSISPTELYLMEPKAKYKTKIKSKKAKKLTNA, from the coding sequence ATGGAAGTTAAAGCTAATTTGATCTTAGGGGATTGTGCAAAAGAATTGAAAAAACTACGGACTAATTCTGTTAATCTCATTTTTACCTCGCCGCCGTACGCTGACAGCAGAAAAAACACTTATGGCGGAATCAGTCCGGATGAATATGTTGACTGGTTTCTTCCAATTTCGCATGAACTATTGCGTGTGTTAAAGCCCGATGGAACTTTTGTTTTAAACATTAAAGAAAAAGTATCTAACGGTGAAAGGCACACTTATGTAATGGAGTTGATTCTTCAAATGCGGAAACAGGGCTGGTTTTGGACCGAAGAATTTATTTGGCACAAAAAAAATTCTTACCCGGGAAAATGGCCTAATCGTTTTAGAGACTCTTGGGAAAGGCTGATCCAGTTTAATAAGACCAAGAAGTTTAATATGTACCAAGAAGAAGTCATGGTGCCAATGGGAGATTGGGCAAAAACTCGATTAAAAAACTTAAGTCAGACAGACAAAACAAGAGACAATTCGAAAGTTGGAAGCGGTTTCGGAAAAAATATTTCTAATTGGGTTAATCGAGACAAAGCGTATCCATCCAACGTTTTGCATTTGGCAACTGAATGCAATAACAAAAATCATAGTGCAGCATTTCCGGAGGAGCTTCCTGCCTGGTTTATAAAACTTTTTACAAAAGAATATGATCTGGTTTTAGATCCATTCATGGGTTCAGGAACCACAATTGAAATTGCTCAGCGATTGAAAAGAAATTCCATTGGAATTGAAATTTTGTCTGATTACTTTGAAATTGTGAAAAGATCAATTAGCCCGACCGAATTATATTTGATGGAACCGAAAGCAAAATACAAGACGAAAATTAAGTCCAAAAAAGCAAAAAAACTCACAAATGCCTAA
- a CDS encoding HAD-IIIA family hydrolase, translating to MSLYAANISFLLRKNNLEAGKISSELGMKDLARPLPDDIPHIAEKFSITTDLLLKTDLELREEQRSKEIKLVIMDVDGVLTDCGIYYTENGDEIKKFNAKDGLMIRRLKKRGIETGIISHGYTSKIIAKRAEILNISHVEVSQVPKMETLNKWCAALNIKPENICFIGDDVNDEEVMRTVGFSACPADAVDAIKNIVNVVLTKNGGNGAVRELIDLYL from the coding sequence ATGTCTTTGTACGCCGCAAATATTTCTTTTCTTCTCCGGAAAAATAATCTCGAAGCAGGAAAAATTTCTTCCGAACTCGGAATGAAAGATCTCGCACGTCCGCTGCCGGATGACATTCCGCACATCGCCGAAAAATTTTCCATCACCACGGATCTCCTTCTGAAAACAGATCTTGAATTGCGCGAAGAGCAGCGCAGTAAGGAAATTAAACTCGTGATCATGGATGTGGATGGTGTGCTTACCGATTGCGGAATTTATTACACGGAGAATGGCGACGAGATAAAAAAATTCAATGCGAAGGATGGATTGATGATCCGCAGGTTGAAAAAACGCGGAATTGAAACAGGAATTATTTCACACGGATATACGAGTAAAATAATTGCCAAACGTGCAGAGATCCTGAATATTTCTCACGTTGAAGTTTCACAGGTTCCTAAAATGGAAACGCTGAATAAATGGTGCGCCGCGCTGAACATCAAACCGGAAAATATCTGTTTCATTGGCGATGACGTGAATGACGAAGAAGTGATGCGCACGGTAGGATTTTCTGCCTGCCCGGCGGATGCTGTTGACGCGATAAAAAATATCGTGAATGTCGTACTGACGAAGAATGGTGGCAATGGGGCTGTGAGGGAATTGATTGATCTTTATCTGTAG
- the aroF gene encoding 3-deoxy-7-phosphoheptulonate synthase: MIIELKHNITESRANEIAKELKAFCIHCEEKFTLITPSATKELDAKFQSETDRVTVLNDDMQLSSRAWKKETRTVKFGNTTIGGHTNHTALIAGPCSVESEEQIEQSAQLLKELGISTLRAGAYKPRTSPYTFQGMGIDGLKLLAKMREKYGFNIITEVRDATQVEDIIAYADIIQIGAKSMYDHGILKRCGKTQKPVLLKRGFGTTLQEFLQCAEFILAGGNPNVILCERGIRTFETKTRFTLDLCGAAWMKQYSNLPIILDPSHAIGYAYGVPDLARACCAMGVDGLLIEVHPNPKVAKSDASQQLNHDEFRVLANSLKAVANSIGRKII, translated from the coding sequence ATGATCATAGAACTCAAACATAACATAACCGAATCCCGCGCCAATGAGATCGCGAAAGAACTCAAAGCGTTCTGTATTCACTGCGAAGAGAAATTCACGCTCATCACTCCATCGGCAACAAAAGAACTTGATGCAAAATTCCAAAGTGAAACTGATCGCGTTACCGTTCTCAACGACGATATGCAATTGTCATCGCGCGCGTGGAAAAAAGAAACACGTACAGTTAAATTCGGAAATACAACCATCGGTGGTCATACGAATCACACGGCGCTCATCGCAGGCCCCTGCTCGGTAGAATCGGAAGAACAGATCGAACAGAGCGCGCAACTTTTAAAAGAACTCGGCATTTCCACTCTGCGTGCCGGCGCATACAAACCGCGCACTTCGCCTTACACTTTCCAGGGAATGGGAATTGACGGATTGAAACTGCTTGCGAAAATGAGAGAGAAATATGGTTTCAATATTATCACCGAAGTGCGAGACGCGACACAAGTGGAAGACATCATCGCATACGCTGACATCATCCAGATCGGCGCGAAGTCGATGTACGATCACGGAATTCTGAAACGCTGCGGCAAAACACAGAAACCTGTTTTACTGAAACGCGGATTCGGAACAACGCTGCAGGAATTTTTACAATGCGCGGAATTTATTCTTGCCGGCGGAAATCCAAATGTGATCCTGTGTGAACGCGGAATAAGAACATTCGAAACAAAAACAAGATTCACACTCGATCTCTGTGGCGCCGCGTGGATGAAACAATATTCCAATCTCCCGATCATTCTCGATCCTTCGCACGCGATCGGTTATGCGTATGGTGTGCCCGATCTCGCGCGCGCGTGCTGCGCAATGGGCGTGGACGGATTGTTGATTGAAGTTCATCCTAATCCGAAAGTGGCGAAGAGTGATGCGAGTCAGCAATTGAATCACGATGAGTTCCGTGTGCTCGCCAATTCATTGAAAGCAGTTGCTAATTCAATCGGAAGAAAGATTATCTAA
- a CDS encoding leucine-rich repeat domain-containing protein has product MNRIFSLSLFLLFPLAIHAEKTPAEKAMYSEKRGKPIETALKNPLRATFVEYENYSDSVFPDDKIMLLRNVEHLSVQGRFCREKKTDSLQAPLKIRIDTLRLKELKNLKYLELSYFNFDDFPMGICCLDKLKGLAIGVSFADTIPEEISRMKSLEVLMVRVNNLKTLPASIAEMDSLTVLDLANNLFTDIPPQILKMKNIHSVIFSNNEAPVPVLISSSWPYECPVNHLHFDLCTPTVTALLNKENIKELSLSAPGSDMESRMNFEKSFNVSPAQLKKLQWTS; this is encoded by the coding sequence ATGAACAGAATTTTTTCTCTTTCACTTTTTTTACTCTTCCCTCTTGCCATTCACGCAGAAAAAACTCCGGCGGAAAAAGCGATGTACAGTGAAAAGCGCGGCAAACCCATCGAAACCGCATTGAAAAATCCGCTCCGCGCAACATTTGTTGAGTATGAAAATTACAGCGACTCTGTTTTTCCCGATGATAAAATTATGTTGCTGAGAAATGTAGAGCATCTTTCGGTACAGGGAAGATTTTGCCGGGAAAAGAAAACCGATTCGCTCCAGGCGCCACTGAAGATTCGCATTGACACTTTACGCCTGAAAGAATTGAAAAATTTAAAATACCTCGAGCTCTCTTATTTCAATTTCGATGATTTTCCAATGGGAATATGTTGCCTCGACAAACTGAAAGGCCTCGCCATCGGCGTTTCATTTGCAGATACAATTCCGGAAGAAATTTCAAGAATGAAAAGTCTTGAAGTGCTGATGGTTCGCGTAAATAATTTGAAAACATTGCCGGCATCCATTGCAGAAATGGATAGTCTCACCGTTCTCGATCTTGCCAATAATCTTTTCACGGATATTCCACCGCAAATTCTGAAAATGAAAAACATTCATTCCGTGATTTTTTCTAATAATGAAGCTCCAGTGCCTGTTCTTATTTCCAGTTCGTGGCCTTACGAATGCCCGGTGAATCATCTGCATTTTGATCTTTGTACACCAACCGTCACCGCACTTCTCAATAAAGAAAATATTAAAGAGCTCTCGCTTTCCGCCCCGGGAAGTGATATGGAATCGAGAATGAATTTTGAAAAATCATTTAACGTGAGTCCGGCACAATTGAAAAAACTGCAGTGGACATCTTGA